The Urbifossiella limnaea genome has a window encoding:
- a CDS encoding glycosyltransferase family 2 protein, whose translation MTDALTVVIPAYNRERTVAATVASVRACGVPAEVVVVDDGSKDRTVEVARGTGVTVVSQANGGPAAARNTGVAHASGDVLAFLDSDDVWLPGTAAAALQALRDHPDLDAVFCETHFGNAADGYRPLSPITAGGCFGELLTDPIGPDLYRLDRGRFVRLMLDRNQVFLGSTLIRRAALDRLGLFDPRLFGGEDYELCLRLAAGAKWGFLARPLAQYEKHPGGLSADPDRMAREFALALRDAAARPDLFTPAEYALVKRRHRELSFYHGYVAYQRGDLGAARGRFAAALRHGGFSPKAAAYWLVCCLPGGVVRSLRRLKGAAP comes from the coding sequence GTGACCGACGCCCTGACCGTCGTCATCCCCGCCTACAACCGCGAGCGCACCGTCGCCGCCACGGTCGCGTCCGTCCGCGCCTGCGGCGTGCCCGCCGAGGTCGTCGTGGTCGATGACGGCTCGAAGGACCGCACCGTGGAGGTGGCGCGCGGCACCGGCGTGACCGTGGTATCGCAGGCGAACGGCGGCCCGGCCGCGGCGCGGAACACCGGCGTCGCCCACGCGAGTGGCGACGTGCTCGCCTTCCTCGACTCCGACGACGTGTGGCTCCCCGGCACCGCCGCCGCCGCCCTCCAGGCACTGCGCGACCACCCCGACCTCGACGCCGTGTTCTGCGAGACGCACTTCGGCAACGCCGCCGATGGCTACCGCCCGCTGAGCCCGATCACCGCCGGCGGCTGCTTCGGCGAGTTGCTCACGGACCCGATCGGGCCCGACCTGTACCGCCTCGACCGCGGCCGGTTCGTGCGGCTCATGCTCGACCGCAACCAGGTGTTCCTCGGCTCGACGCTGATCCGCCGCGCCGCCCTCGACCGGCTCGGCCTGTTCGACCCGCGGCTCTTCGGCGGCGAGGACTACGAGCTGTGTCTGCGGCTCGCGGCTGGCGCGAAGTGGGGGTTCCTGGCCCGCCCGCTGGCGCAGTACGAGAAGCACCCCGGCGGGCTGTCCGCGGACCCCGACCGCATGGCGCGCGAGTTCGCGCTGGCGCTGCGCGACGCGGCCGCGCGGCCGGACCTGTTCACGCCGGCCGAGTACGCGCTGGTGAAGCGGCGGCACCGCGAGCTGTCGTTCTACCACGGCTACGTGGCGTACCAGCGCGGCGACCTGGGCGCGGCCCGCGGCCGGTTCGCGGCGGCGCTTCGGCACGGCGGCTTCAGCCCGAAGGCCGCCGCGTACTGGCTGGTGTGCTGTCTCCCCGGCGGCGTCGTCCGCTCGCTCCGCCGGCTCAAGGGGGCGGCGCCGTGA
- a CDS encoding glycosyltransferase family protein encodes MTVGPHVTYVLVDAAGGRYAAMAYLSVAALRRVHPGACITLVCDPPTAAAVPGFRFPLRGLVDELRAEPADMPHPRARSFYLKTRLRDLLAGDFAYLDCDTLPVRPFADVFDRPFDLALVQDRNHHGPVRPVFPEWERPRMKAMGWEYPLARYFNAGVMYVRDTPAARAVAADWQARWHFSYARGDDWDQLALSCAIHTTPAAVAELPPAYNAMVSVHPALARGAKVLHVTVGNSLVGDDTLFGHLLRHLDATGDVDWPTLDRCVARDYPWVGPDWAYRLWHTGNRRRAVVRAVAGRLARLMGGRP; translated from the coding sequence ATGACCGTCGGGCCGCACGTCACCTACGTGCTCGTGGACGCGGCCGGCGGCCGGTACGCGGCGATGGCCTACCTGTCGGTTGCCGCGCTGCGCCGCGTCCACCCCGGCGCCTGCATCACCCTCGTGTGCGACCCGCCGACGGCCGCCGCCGTGCCGGGGTTCCGCTTCCCACTCCGCGGCCTCGTGGACGAACTGCGCGCCGAGCCGGCCGACATGCCGCACCCGCGCGCCCGCAGCTTCTACCTCAAGACGCGCCTCCGCGACCTGCTCGCAGGCGACTTCGCGTACCTCGACTGCGACACGCTGCCGGTCCGCCCATTCGCCGACGTGTTCGACCGGCCGTTCGACCTGGCGCTGGTGCAGGACCGCAACCACCACGGCCCGGTCCGCCCCGTGTTCCCCGAGTGGGAGCGGCCGCGGATGAAGGCGATGGGCTGGGAGTACCCGCTGGCCCGGTACTTCAACGCCGGCGTGATGTACGTCCGCGATACGCCGGCGGCGCGGGCCGTGGCCGCCGACTGGCAGGCCCGTTGGCACTTCAGCTACGCCCGCGGCGACGACTGGGACCAACTCGCCCTGTCGTGCGCGATCCACACCACGCCCGCGGCCGTGGCCGAACTGCCGCCGGCGTACAACGCCATGGTCAGCGTCCACCCGGCGCTCGCCCGCGGGGCGAAGGTGCTGCACGTCACCGTCGGCAACAGCCTGGTCGGCGACGACACGCTGTTCGGCCACCTCCTCCGCCACCTCGACGCCACCGGCGACGTCGACTGGCCGACACTCGATCGGTGCGTGGCCCGCGACTACCCGTGGGTGGGGCCGGACTGGGCGTACCGGCTGTGGCACACCGGCAACCGCCGCCGGGCCGTCGTCCGTGCCGTCGCCGGCCGACTCGCCCGCCTCATGGGGGGCCGCCCGTGA
- a CDS encoding acyl-CoA thioesterase, whose protein sequence is MPVVFTVSLAVRPDDIDQQGHVNNVAFVRYVQDAAVAHWVAAAPAELQAAFAWVVRRHELEYLRPGLPGEQLIARTWVGEPGGATWERFTEVVRPDGTVLVTARTVWVLLDAGTGRPRRVDPRMVAALAAQL, encoded by the coding sequence ATGCCCGTCGTGTTCACCGTCTCGCTCGCGGTCCGGCCGGACGACATCGACCAGCAGGGGCACGTCAACAACGTGGCGTTCGTGCGCTACGTGCAGGACGCGGCCGTGGCCCACTGGGTGGCCGCGGCGCCGGCCGAGTTGCAGGCGGCGTTCGCGTGGGTGGTGCGGCGGCACGAGCTCGAATACCTGCGCCCCGGTCTGCCCGGGGAGCAACTGATTGCGCGGACGTGGGTGGGCGAGCCCGGCGGGGCCACATGGGAGCGCTTCACCGAGGTGGTGCGCCCGGACGGCACAGTCCTGGTGACGGCGCGGACGGTGTGGGTGCTGCTGGACGCCGGCACCGGCCGGCCGCGGCGCGTGGACCCGCGGATGGTGGCGGCGCTCGCGGCACAGCTGTAG
- a CDS encoding DUF1501 domain-containing protein produces the protein MPSFSRRGFLRIGGVGLGGLTLPGLLRADAAAGRRTSHKSVIFIYLVGGPPHQDMFDLKPDAPAEVAGPWRPVATNVTGVQICEAFPRLARIMDKLVVVRSLVGSQADHDAIQVYNGHHPRKPTPAGGWPQLGSAVARLQGPTDPAVPAFTSLCYTTTHGPYNEPGPGFLGQALAPFRVMGKTRDDMVLRGITVDRLADRRTLLRTFDDFRREADASGSARASDAFTEQAFGLLTSSKMAEALDISKEPAKVVERYGTGDPRVMMDGNGAPRVPQSLLMARRLVEAGARVVTLNYSKWDWHGGKNAEGRADNNIFGREREDFPAFDRCVSALVEDLYARGLGDDCTVVVMGEFGRTPRISNIVGRDHWPNVNCALLAGGGMKTGQVIGATDRIAGEAVSRPVQYGELFATLYHNLGIAPGATLPDLTGRPQYLVEDDARPMRELV, from the coding sequence ATGCCCAGCTTCTCGCGTCGCGGGTTCCTCCGCATCGGCGGCGTCGGCCTCGGCGGCCTCACGCTGCCCGGCCTCCTCCGCGCCGACGCCGCGGCCGGCCGCCGCACCTCGCACAAGTCCGTCATCTTCATCTACCTCGTCGGCGGGCCGCCGCACCAGGACATGTTCGACCTGAAGCCCGACGCCCCCGCCGAGGTCGCGGGGCCGTGGCGGCCGGTGGCCACGAACGTCACCGGCGTGCAGATCTGCGAGGCGTTCCCGCGGCTCGCCCGCATCATGGACAAGCTCGTCGTGGTGCGCTCGCTCGTCGGCAGCCAGGCCGACCACGACGCGATTCAGGTGTACAACGGCCACCACCCGCGGAAGCCAACGCCGGCCGGCGGGTGGCCGCAACTCGGCTCCGCCGTCGCCCGCCTGCAAGGCCCGACCGACCCCGCCGTGCCGGCCTTCACGAGCCTGTGTTACACCACCACCCACGGCCCGTACAACGAGCCCGGCCCCGGCTTCCTCGGCCAGGCGCTCGCCCCGTTCCGCGTCATGGGGAAGACGCGCGACGACATGGTCCTCCGCGGCATCACCGTCGACCGCCTCGCCGACCGCCGCACCCTGCTCCGCACCTTTGACGACTTCCGCCGCGAGGCCGACGCCTCCGGTTCCGCACGCGCGTCGGACGCGTTCACCGAGCAGGCGTTCGGGCTCCTCACGTCGTCGAAGATGGCCGAGGCGCTGGACATCTCGAAGGAGCCGGCGAAAGTGGTGGAGCGGTACGGCACCGGCGACCCGCGCGTGATGATGGACGGCAACGGCGCCCCGCGGGTGCCCCAGAGCTTGCTGATGGCCCGCCGCCTGGTGGAAGCCGGGGCGCGGGTGGTGACGCTGAACTACAGCAAGTGGGACTGGCACGGCGGCAAGAACGCCGAGGGCCGCGCCGACAACAACATCTTCGGCCGCGAGCGCGAGGACTTCCCCGCCTTCGACCGGTGCGTCAGCGCGCTGGTGGAAGACCTGTACGCCCGCGGCCTCGGCGACGACTGCACCGTGGTGGTGATGGGCGAGTTCGGCCGCACCCCGCGCATCAGCAACATCGTCGGCCGCGACCACTGGCCGAACGTGAACTGCGCCCTGCTGGCCGGCGGCGGGATGAAGACGGGTCAGGTGATCGGCGCGACCGACCGCATCGCCGGCGAGGCGGTGTCGCGGCCGGTGCAGTACGGCGAGCTGTTCGCCACGCTGTACCACAACCTCGGCATCGCCCCCGGCGCGACGTTACCGGACCTGACCGGCCGGCCACAGTACCTGGTCGAGGACGACGCCCGGCCGATGCGGGAACTGGTGTGA
- a CDS encoding glycosyltransferase family 2 protein: MNVWVVPVNFNGLADTRKCLRSLAELSPAANVVVVDNASADDPLPGLKAEFPWCHFVQNAANAGWSGGNNSGIRYALARGAEVVILLNNDTVVRPDMVARLLAALDAHPSYGVIGPVIRYMDEPESVMTDGTAFNRPGYPGFFERLPVPEADADPPAVAPVDIVNGCCMAVRADVFRRVGLIDDRFFLIHEESDFCLRVQEAGFRCGVLAEALVWHKGSSSFARTGKRWQRYYDARNLGLLLAKHAGRGTARRRGLRSYAAYLRYAYHRYCHEREGNQPDAADAVLEGLVDTATRRYGAYRPGRRWAVPVLRAAFEAARLIRR, from the coding sequence GTGAACGTGTGGGTCGTCCCCGTCAACTTCAACGGCCTCGCCGACACCCGCAAGTGCCTCCGCTCGCTCGCCGAGTTGTCGCCGGCGGCGAACGTGGTGGTCGTGGACAACGCCTCGGCCGACGACCCGCTGCCGGGGTTGAAGGCCGAGTTCCCGTGGTGCCACTTCGTGCAGAACGCGGCGAACGCCGGCTGGAGCGGGGGCAACAACAGCGGCATTCGCTACGCCCTGGCCCGCGGCGCCGAAGTCGTCATCCTGCTGAACAACGACACCGTGGTGCGGCCGGACATGGTCGCCCGGCTGCTCGCGGCGTTGGACGCGCACCCGTCATACGGTGTGATCGGGCCGGTGATCCGCTACATGGACGAGCCGGAGTCCGTGATGACGGACGGGACGGCGTTCAACCGCCCCGGCTACCCCGGCTTCTTCGAGCGGCTGCCGGTGCCCGAGGCGGACGCGGACCCGCCGGCGGTGGCGCCCGTGGACATCGTGAACGGCTGCTGCATGGCCGTGCGCGCCGACGTGTTCCGCCGCGTGGGGCTGATCGACGACCGCTTCTTCCTGATCCACGAGGAGTCCGACTTCTGCCTGCGGGTGCAGGAGGCGGGCTTCCGCTGCGGGGTGCTGGCGGAGGCGCTGGTGTGGCACAAGGGGTCGAGCTCGTTCGCCCGCACCGGCAAGCGCTGGCAGCGCTACTACGACGCCCGCAATTTGGGGCTGCTGTTGGCGAAGCACGCGGGCCGCGGCACCGCCCGGCGGCGCGGGCTGCGGAGCTACGCGGCGTACCTGCGGTACGCCTATCACCGCTACTGCCACGAGCGCGAGGGGAACCAGCCCGACGCCGCGGACGCGGTGCTGGAGGGACTGGTGGACACGGCGACGCGCCGCTACGGGGCGTACCGGCCGGGCCGGCGCTGGGCGGTGCCGGTGCTGCGGGCCGCGTTCGAGGCGGCGCGGCTTATTCGCCGGTAG
- a CDS encoding ABC transporter ATP-binding protein yields the protein MKPAIRVEGLGKRYRLGSARSGNNFTEALRAAARRAVRRAPAAKPTEFWALRDVSFEVQPGEIVGVIGRNGAGKSTLLKVLSRIVEPTDGRAELRGRLGSLLEVGTGFHPELTGRENVFLNGSVLGMSRREIARKFDEIVAFSEVEAFLDTPVKRYSSGMYVRLAFAVAAHLEPEILVVDEVLAVGDQQFQEKCLGTLKSVSRGGRTVLFVSHSMTTVQAVCSRAIVLAGGRVTLDGTPSAAVREYLKQADGLAAEWLDDRPADPSKDVMIRSARVRRADGTAAAQLAADQPFDLEIGYEVSRPTTAQIAFRVNRDDGLTVFTTGDGDAAGVFCRPQAAGRHVGRVRVPGHFLAPGRYHLLVAANRFGAGTVDVVDPVLNFEVDAAGSLQTIEGRLGVVLPRLEWTTGPAGGAS from the coding sequence ATGAAGCCCGCGATCCGCGTCGAGGGGCTGGGGAAGCGATACCGGCTGGGCAGCGCCCGGTCGGGGAACAACTTCACGGAGGCGCTCCGCGCCGCCGCCCGCCGCGCCGTGCGCCGCGCCCCCGCCGCGAAGCCGACCGAGTTCTGGGCGCTGCGCGACGTGTCGTTCGAGGTGCAGCCCGGCGAGATCGTCGGCGTCATCGGCCGCAACGGCGCCGGCAAGAGCACGCTGCTGAAGGTGCTGTCGCGGATCGTCGAGCCGACCGACGGCCGCGCCGAGCTCCGCGGCCGGCTCGGCAGCCTGCTCGAGGTCGGCACCGGCTTCCACCCCGAGCTCACCGGCCGCGAGAACGTCTTCCTCAACGGCAGCGTCCTCGGCATGAGCCGCCGGGAGATCGCCCGCAAGTTCGACGAGATCGTCGCGTTCAGCGAGGTGGAGGCGTTCCTCGACACGCCGGTGAAGCGCTACTCGTCCGGCATGTACGTGCGGCTGGCGTTCGCCGTCGCAGCGCACCTGGAGCCGGAAATCCTGGTCGTGGACGAGGTGCTGGCCGTGGGCGACCAGCAGTTCCAGGAGAAGTGCCTCGGCACGCTCAAGAGCGTCAGCCGCGGCGGCCGCACGGTGCTGTTCGTCAGCCACAGCATGACGACGGTTCAGGCCGTGTGCAGCCGCGCCATCGTCCTCGCCGGCGGCCGCGTGACGCTCGACGGCACGCCGAGCGCCGCCGTGCGCGAGTACCTGAAGCAGGCCGACGGCCTCGCCGCCGAGTGGCTCGACGACCGGCCCGCCGACCCGTCGAAGGACGTGATGATCCGCTCCGCGCGGGTCCGCCGCGCCGACGGCACCGCGGCGGCGCAGCTGGCCGCCGACCAGCCGTTCGACCTGGAGATCGGCTACGAGGTGTCCCGCCCCACGACGGCGCAGATCGCCTTCCGGGTGAACCGCGACGACGGGCTGACGGTGTTCACCACCGGCGACGGCGACGCGGCCGGGGTGTTCTGTCGGCCGCAGGCGGCGGGCCGGCACGTCGGCCGGGTGCGCGTGCCGGGGCACTTCCTGGCGCCGGGCCGGTATCACCTGCTGGTCGCCGCGAACCGCTTCGGCGCCGGCACGGTGGACGTGGTGGACCCGGTGCTGAACTTCGAGGTGGACGCGGCCGGGTCGCTGCAAACGATCGAGGGCCGGCTCGGCGTGGTGCTGCCGCGGCTGGAGTGGACGACCGGGCCGGCCGGAGGCGCGTCGTGA
- a CDS encoding M20/M25/M40 family metallo-hydrolase: protein MPPASPAVDHAAALDRLVRFLSVEGVTGREADIARTVVAALHEAGVPADAVRHDDAHTRIPEPTQTGNLIVRLPGTSKKPAKPLLFMTHLDTVPLCAGAKPKVQGKRIVNETPNAALGGDNRTGCAVLVTLVAELIRQKLPHPPLTLLFTVREESGLFGAKHLNPADLGGPAMGFNFDGRSAGDVLVGAIGADRWTVDIRGRASHAGVAPEKGVSATLILALALAEVHAGGWFGKVVKGDKQGTSNVGPVTGGDGRPAGDATNVVTDYVQVKGECRSHDAKFVRAITAAYKAAFAAAAAKVRDHQGRPGKAVFTSRLDYVPFRLKDDAPVVTRAAAAVRALGREPVLRTTNGGLDANWMVKHGVPTVTFGAGQNEIHTVKEYVDLTEFESACRLAVLLATGE from the coding sequence ATGCCGCCCGCCTCGCCCGCCGTCGACCACGCCGCCGCGCTCGACCGGCTCGTCCGCTTCCTGTCGGTCGAGGGCGTCACCGGCCGCGAGGCCGACATCGCCCGCACCGTCGTGGCCGCGCTGCACGAGGCCGGCGTCCCCGCCGACGCCGTCCGCCACGACGACGCCCACACGCGCATCCCCGAACCCACCCAGACCGGCAACCTCATCGTCCGGCTCCCCGGGACCAGCAAGAAGCCGGCGAAGCCGCTCCTGTTCATGACGCACCTCGACACGGTGCCGCTGTGCGCCGGGGCGAAGCCGAAGGTGCAGGGCAAGCGCATCGTGAACGAGACGCCGAACGCGGCGCTCGGCGGCGACAACCGCACCGGCTGCGCCGTGCTCGTCACGCTGGTCGCCGAGTTGATCCGCCAGAAGCTGCCGCACCCGCCGCTGACGCTGCTGTTCACGGTGCGCGAGGAGAGCGGCCTGTTCGGCGCCAAGCACCTCAACCCCGCCGACCTCGGCGGCCCCGCCATGGGCTTCAACTTCGACGGCCGCAGCGCCGGCGACGTGCTCGTCGGCGCCATCGGGGCCGACCGCTGGACCGTGGACATCCGCGGCCGGGCGTCGCACGCCGGGGTGGCGCCGGAGAAGGGCGTGTCGGCGACGCTGATCCTGGCCCTGGCGCTGGCCGAGGTGCATGCCGGCGGCTGGTTCGGCAAGGTCGTGAAGGGCGACAAGCAGGGCACCAGCAACGTCGGCCCGGTGACCGGCGGCGACGGCAGGCCGGCAGGCGACGCCACGAACGTGGTGACCGACTACGTCCAGGTGAAGGGCGAGTGCCGCAGCCACGACGCGAAGTTCGTGCGCGCGATCACGGCGGCGTACAAGGCGGCGTTCGCGGCGGCGGCGGCGAAGGTGCGCGACCACCAGGGCCGTCCGGGGAAGGCGGTGTTCACGTCGCGGCTGGACTACGTGCCGTTCCGCCTGAAGGACGACGCCCCGGTGGTGACCCGCGCCGCGGCGGCGGTGCGGGCGCTCGGCCGCGAGCCGGTGCTGCGCACGACCAACGGCGGCCTGGACGCCAACTGGATGGTGAAGCACGGCGTCCCGACGGTGACGTTCGGCGCCGGCCAGAACGAGATTCACACCGTCAAGGAGTACGTGGACCTGACGGAGTTCGAGAGCGCCTGCCGTCTGGCTGTTCTGCTCGCTACCGGCGAATAA
- a CDS encoding FkbM family methyltransferase has product MNPLKRVYRALVPAGLRKAAAAKRFHLERALAHAPARRAAAARLWAAAGQPVRPVRTPFGVVFADVRDAGVGLPLYCEGVWEPAETRVLQATLRPGMTYLDVGANIGYFVALAAAAVGPGGRVVGVEPDPYNFGLLSRTVRHNRLAHVTLLNMAAGPEAGTARLFKSRRNLGDHRLYADGEAAGRAAVEVPVGPLDAEFAARRLPPPDVVKIDVQGYEELAFRGMGALLAGDRPMTVLSEFWPLGIVNAGGDPAAYLQRFRLAGFACFHPAADGRLEPVAWDAVGRLIPPVDPAHPDWAMTNLVFRRGGEPG; this is encoded by the coding sequence GTGAACCCGCTCAAGCGTGTGTACCGGGCGCTGGTGCCGGCCGGCTTGCGGAAGGCAGCCGCGGCCAAACGATTCCACCTGGAGCGGGCGCTCGCCCACGCCCCGGCCCGGCGGGCGGCGGCGGCCCGGCTGTGGGCCGCGGCCGGTCAGCCGGTCCGCCCGGTGCGCACGCCGTTCGGCGTCGTCTTCGCCGACGTGCGCGACGCCGGCGTGGGCCTGCCGCTGTACTGCGAAGGGGTGTGGGAGCCGGCCGAGACGCGGGTGCTCCAGGCGACGCTGCGGCCGGGCATGACGTACCTCGACGTGGGCGCGAACATCGGCTACTTCGTCGCCCTGGCGGCGGCGGCGGTCGGCCCCGGCGGGCGCGTCGTGGGCGTCGAGCCAGACCCGTACAACTTCGGCCTGCTGTCGCGCACGGTCCGGCACAACCGCTTGGCGCACGTCACGCTGTTGAACATGGCCGCCGGCCCGGAGGCGGGCACGGCGCGGCTGTTCAAGTCCCGGCGGAACCTCGGCGACCACCGGCTCTACGCCGATGGCGAGGCGGCCGGGCGCGCCGCCGTCGAAGTGCCGGTCGGGCCGCTCGACGCCGAGTTCGCCGCCCGCCGGCTGCCGCCGCCGGACGTGGTGAAGATCGACGTGCAGGGGTACGAGGAACTGGCGTTCCGCGGCATGGGGGCGCTGCTGGCCGGCGACCGGCCGATGACCGTGCTCAGCGAGTTCTGGCCGCTCGGCATCGTCAACGCCGGCGGCGACCCGGCCGCGTACCTGCAGCGATTCCGGCTCGCCGGGTTCGCGTGCTTCCACCCCGCGGCCGACGGCCGGCTCGAACCGGTGGCGTGGGACGCGGTCGGTCGCTTGATTCCGCCGGTGGACCCGGCCCACCCGGACTGGGCGATGACGAACCTGGTGTTCCGCCGCGGCGGGGAGCCGGGATGA
- a CDS encoding glycosyltransferase, translating into MNVSVYHEPSAPGVGGAEVVTAVIAAGLAREHRVTLHHHRPWLTSEKWAQFADADLGNVTVRVVPPPARQWHDAGGRPDRFLADLRAWQADLSRGFDLFVTSTHGVPPFNHAARGAVYVHFPTDVRGEGWPWQGGGQGPLGRVRGWVRRRLHGRAWPERFAGYQIRLANSRFTADWTAARWGVPCDVLYPPVRVDAFPDVAKRNRVAVLGRFDPMKRQLELVRAFAARAAGPLAGWELVCLGHLSDAPSERDYFATVGAAGAGAAVRLVPNPAAAELRAELAAARVFWHAAGLADPPPPPARQEHFGIATVEAMAAGCVPFVPARGGQPEIVRDGIDGYVCASVDAIADRTAAALADPAALDRRAAAARERAHEFGRDRFDAELSRRVAALAAAPAARRGA; encoded by the coding sequence ATGAACGTGTCGGTGTACCACGAGCCGTCGGCCCCCGGGGTCGGCGGGGCCGAGGTGGTGACGGCGGTGATCGCCGCCGGGCTCGCCCGCGAACACCGCGTCACCCTTCACCACCACCGGCCGTGGCTCACGTCCGAGAAGTGGGCGCAGTTCGCCGACGCCGACCTGGGGAACGTGACGGTGCGCGTCGTCCCGCCGCCGGCGCGGCAGTGGCACGACGCCGGCGGCCGTCCGGACCGCTTCCTCGCCGACCTCCGCGCCTGGCAGGCCGACCTGAGCCGCGGGTTCGACCTGTTCGTCACCTCGACGCACGGCGTGCCGCCGTTCAACCACGCCGCCCGCGGGGCCGTGTACGTCCACTTCCCGACCGACGTCCGGGGCGAGGGGTGGCCGTGGCAGGGCGGCGGGCAAGGGCCGCTGGGGCGCGTCCGAGGGTGGGTGCGCCGGCGGCTCCACGGGCGGGCGTGGCCGGAGCGGTTCGCCGGCTACCAGATTCGGCTGGCGAACTCGCGGTTCACCGCCGACTGGACGGCCGCGCGCTGGGGCGTGCCGTGCGACGTGCTCTACCCGCCGGTGCGGGTCGACGCGTTCCCCGACGTCGCCAAGCGGAACCGGGTCGCGGTGCTCGGCCGGTTCGACCCGATGAAGCGGCAACTGGAGCTGGTGCGGGCGTTCGCGGCCCGCGCGGCCGGCCCGCTGGCCGGGTGGGAGCTCGTGTGCCTCGGCCACCTGTCCGACGCCCCGAGCGAGCGCGACTACTTCGCCACCGTCGGGGCGGCCGGGGCCGGGGCGGCGGTGCGGCTGGTGCCGAACCCGGCGGCGGCCGAGTTGCGGGCCGAGCTGGCGGCCGCGCGCGTGTTCTGGCACGCCGCCGGCCTCGCCGACCCGCCGCCGCCACCCGCCCGGCAGGAGCACTTCGGCATCGCCACGGTGGAGGCGATGGCCGCCGGGTGCGTGCCGTTCGTCCCGGCCCGCGGCGGCCAGCCGGAGATCGTCCGCGACGGCATCGACGGCTACGTCTGTGCGTCGGTCGACGCCATCGCCGACCGCACGGCCGCCGCCCTCGCCGACCCGGCGGCACTCGACCGGCGGGCCGCCGCGGCGCGGGAGCGGGCACACGAGTTCGGCCGCGACCGGTTTGACGCCGAGCTGTCCCGCCGGGTCGCGGCTTTGGCCGCCGCCCCGGCCGCGCGGAGGGGCGCATGA
- a CDS encoding ABC transporter permease, producing the protein MSIGLPDAPAGPPVPPAAAESEPPLVVVAPRSGLAVLDLRELWRYRELLAFLAWRDVKIRYKQTAFGLLWAVAQPLATMAVFALFLGKAAGVSAGIEHYPLYVLAGMTAWVFFSNVVLAAGNSVVANERLVTKVYFPRLLIPLSTVGVGLFDLAVASGLLAVMAAWYGVWPGWSVLLLPVAVLLLAVVAAGVGILLAALIVAQRDFRFVLTFGVQLWMFATPTVYMSPAALGPTTQAWLPLNPAYGLVAAFRAAALGGPIDWYSFGVSAAVAVGLAAVGLWYFRRVERSFADTI; encoded by the coding sequence ATGAGCATCGGCCTGCCCGACGCCCCGGCTGGCCCGCCTGTGCCGCCCGCCGCGGCCGAGTCGGAGCCGCCGCTGGTGGTGGTCGCGCCGCGCTCCGGGCTGGCCGTGCTCGACCTGCGCGAGCTGTGGCGCTACCGCGAGCTGCTGGCGTTCCTGGCGTGGCGCGACGTAAAAATCCGCTACAAGCAGACCGCCTTCGGCCTGCTGTGGGCCGTGGCCCAGCCGCTGGCCACGATGGCGGTGTTCGCGCTGTTCCTCGGCAAGGCCGCCGGCGTGAGCGCCGGCATCGAGCACTACCCGCTGTACGTCCTCGCCGGGATGACGGCGTGGGTGTTCTTCAGCAACGTGGTGCTGGCCGCCGGCAACAGCGTGGTGGCGAACGAGCGGCTCGTCACGAAGGTGTACTTCCCGCGGCTGCTGATCCCGCTCAGCACCGTCGGCGTCGGCCTGTTCGACCTGGCGGTGGCGTCCGGCCTGCTGGCGGTGATGGCGGCGTGGTACGGCGTGTGGCCCGGGTGGAGTGTGCTGCTGCTGCCGGTGGCGGTGCTGCTGCTGGCGGTCGTGGCGGCCGGCGTGGGCATCCTCCTGGCGGCGCTGATCGTGGCGCAGCGCGACTTCCGCTTCGTGCTGACGTTCGGCGTGCAGCTGTGGATGTTCGCCACGCCGACGGTCTACATGTCGCCGGCCGCGCTCGGCCCGACGACCCAGGCGTGGCTGCCGCTGAACCCCGCGTACGGGCTCGTGGCGGCGTTTCGCGCCGCGGCGCTCGGCGGGCCGATCGACTGGTACTCGTTCGGCGTGTCGGCGGCGGTGGCGGTGGGGCTGGCGGCGGTGGGGCTGTGGTACTTCCGCCGCGTCGAGCGGTCGTTCGCGGACACGATTTGA